CTCCTTCTGGCACCACACCCTGCACAACGTGACGTTGGGCTGGTGGGGCTACATCTCGTTCGTGATGACCTGGGTGTTCCTCGTCTCGAACATCCACCACTACGTGCGGGCCCGCCGGGAGCTGGGCCGCGTGCGCGTGCAGGCGCCCGTGCCGCCTGCGTCCGGCCTCGAGGCCGAGCAGCGCCTCGCGCCCTTCGAGCACAACGTGCGCATGCGGCTGCAGGAGGGCGAGGCGCCGGCGCTCGTCGCGCGGGACCTCGCCCGCCTCCACGCGGTGAGCGAGGACGCGGCCGCGCAGTTCGTGGCCTCGCTGCAGCGCGAAGCGGCCTGAGCGACCGGCAGCCCCGGTCCTCCGCCACGCGGTCTCCTGCCCGCCGCTGCAGCGCGAGGCGCCCGGCGTCAGGCCCCGCCCACCGCCGCGAACTTCGCGTCTGCCGCCCGCGCAGGCTCAGCCCTCGTCTGCCGCCTCGAGGTTCTGCACCACCCGCTGCAGCAGCTGCAGCAGGGTGGCCCTCTCCTTCGCGCTGAGCCCCGCAGTGGCCTCCTCCTCGCCGCGCAGCAGCGCCGCCTTGAGCTCGGGGAGGCGCGCGCGTGCCGTGCGCGTGAGGGAAGTGAGGCTGCCGCGCCTGTCCTCGGGGTTGGGCTCTCGCTGCACCACCCCGTCGCGCTCCATGCGCGCGAGCTGCTCTGCCATGGTGGGCTGCTCCACGCGCGCGCAGCGGGCCAGCTCCTTCTGCGACAGCGCGCCGTCCGCCTCGAGTGCGAGCAGCACCGGCAGCTGGCTCATCCCGAAGCCCAGCGGCCGCAGGCGGCTCTCGTGCAGCCGCAGCAGCGCGCGCGAGGCGCGGTTGAGCCAGAACGCCGCGGTGGCCTCCGGATTCCATGAGGCGGACTTGGGCTTGGGTTGCATAGGCCCCTTTATATGTTTAGATAGGGTCCTATGAAAACTGAAAAGCACGTGGGCATCGTGGGTGGGGGGCCGGGCGGGCTCACCCTGGCGAGGATCCTGGCCACCCGAGGCATCGCCTCGACGGTGCTCGAGCTGGACGCGCATCCCCTCGCACGCCCCCAGGGAGGCTCGCTGGACATCCACGCGGAGTCCGGCCAGCGCGCGCTGCGCCTCGCGGGCCTGGAGGCGCAGTTCCGCGCCCTCGCCCGCTACGACGACCAGGCGCTGCGCATCTACGACGCGCAGGGCACGCTTCACTACGAGGAGGCGGATCCACCGCAGGGAGACCGCCCCGAAATCGACCGCACGCAGCTGCGCAGTCTGCTCCTGCAGAGCCT
Above is a genomic segment from Aggregicoccus sp. 17bor-14 containing:
- a CDS encoding MarR family winged helix-turn-helix transcriptional regulator gives rise to the protein MQPKPKSASWNPEATAAFWLNRASRALLRLHESRLRPLGFGMSQLPVLLALEADGALSQKELARCARVEQPTMAEQLARMERDGVVQREPNPEDRRGSLTSLTRTARARLPELKAALLRGEEEATAGLSAKERATLLQLLQRVVQNLEAADEG